A stretch of Enterobacter cloacae complex sp. ECNIH7 DNA encodes these proteins:
- a CDS encoding ABC transporter substrate-binding protein has translation MRLKPLVTALCAGALLAATPFAQAKDLKSIGVTVGDLANPFFVQITKGAELEARKLAGDNVKVTLVSSGYDLGQQVAQIDNFIAAKVDMIILNAADSKGIGPAVKRAKDAGIVVVAVDVAAEGADATITSDNTQAGEMACKYITDRLKGKGNVVIINGPPVSAVQNRVEGCQTEFKKHPDIKVLSDNQNAKGSREGGLEVMTSLLAANPKIDGVFAINDPTAIGADLAAKQAQRNEFFIVGVDGSPDGEEALKRENSLFVATPAQDPQVMAAKAVEIGYDILQGKPAPKAPVLIPVTMIDKKNVGTYKGWTVK, from the coding sequence ATGCGTTTGAAACCGTTAGTGACCGCGCTCTGTGCTGGCGCGCTGCTTGCCGCAACGCCGTTTGCGCAGGCAAAAGACCTGAAGTCCATCGGCGTGACGGTGGGCGACCTGGCCAACCCGTTCTTCGTGCAGATCACCAAAGGTGCCGAGCTGGAAGCGCGCAAGCTGGCTGGCGATAACGTCAAGGTGACGCTGGTCTCCAGCGGTTACGATCTGGGCCAGCAGGTGGCGCAGATCGACAACTTTATTGCTGCGAAGGTGGACATGATCATCCTCAACGCTGCGGATTCCAAAGGGATCGGCCCGGCGGTGAAGCGCGCGAAAGACGCCGGGATCGTGGTCGTTGCGGTTGACGTGGCGGCGGAAGGGGCGGATGCGACCATCACCTCCGATAACACCCAGGCGGGCGAAATGGCCTGTAAGTACATTACCGATCGCCTGAAAGGCAAAGGCAACGTGGTGATCATCAACGGACCGCCGGTCTCTGCGGTGCAAAACCGCGTGGAAGGCTGTCAGACGGAATTCAAAAAACATCCGGATATCAAGGTGCTTTCGGATAACCAAAACGCCAAGGGCAGTCGCGAAGGCGGTCTGGAGGTCATGACCTCCCTGCTGGCGGCCAATCCGAAGATCGACGGCGTGTTTGCGATTAACGATCCGACGGCGATCGGTGCCGATCTGGCCGCGAAGCAGGCTCAGCGCAACGAGTTCTTTATCGTCGGCGTGGATGGTTCCCCGGACGGTGAGGAAGCGCTGAAGCGCGAAAACTCGCTGTTTGTCGCAACCCCGGCGCAGGATCCGCAGGTGATGGCGGCAAAAGCGGTGGAGATCGGCTATGACATTCTACAGGGCAAACCTGCGCCGAAAGCGCCTGTGCTGATCCCGGTGACGATGATCGATAAAAAGAACGTCGGTACCTATAAGGGCTGGACGGTTAAGTAA
- a CDS encoding carbohydrate kinase family protein, which yields MERKGIIAAGNMLVDHVHQIVQWPERGWLAEITHSERSTGGAPLNVLLTLAKMHVGLPLQAVGLIGEDADGDYILAMLDQYHVNRQRVQRTTFAPTSMSQVMTDPSGQRTFFHSPGANRLLDLPAFDRLDGSMKIFHLGYLLLLDSLDMPDDEFGTRSARLLAQMRDQGYETSLDLVSRKGDPRYQPLVLPALRHLDYLVINELEAGEFSGLEMRDGDDALNIAHIADAATQLLAAGVRQRVVIHCPEGAWGEAPGEQGRWIPSWLLEQKDIVGSVGAGDAFCAGFLYGCHESLPLTESIYLAHACARASLLAANAIDGAKTLAELQAFIREST from the coding sequence ATGGAACGCAAAGGCATCATCGCCGCAGGCAACATGCTGGTGGATCACGTGCATCAGATCGTGCAGTGGCCGGAGCGCGGCTGGCTGGCGGAAATCACCCACAGCGAACGCTCAACCGGCGGCGCGCCGCTCAACGTGCTGCTGACGCTGGCAAAAATGCACGTTGGCCTGCCGCTGCAGGCAGTGGGGCTGATTGGTGAAGATGCCGACGGGGACTACATTCTGGCGATGCTCGACCAGTACCACGTCAACCGCCAGCGCGTGCAGCGCACCACCTTTGCCCCGACCTCCATGTCGCAGGTCATGACAGATCCCAGCGGACAGCGCACCTTCTTCCACTCGCCGGGCGCCAACCGCCTGCTGGATCTTCCCGCCTTCGATCGCTTAGACGGATCGATGAAGATCTTCCATCTCGGCTACCTGCTGCTGCTCGACAGCCTGGATATGCCCGATGACGAGTTCGGCACCCGCAGCGCGCGCCTGCTGGCGCAGATGCGCGACCAGGGTTATGAAACGTCGCTCGATCTGGTGTCCCGCAAGGGCGACCCGCGCTATCAGCCGCTGGTGCTCCCTGCCCTGCGCCATCTGGATTATCTGGTGATTAACGAGCTGGAAGCCGGGGAGTTTAGCGGGCTTGAGATGCGCGACGGCGACGATGCGCTGAATATCGCCCATATCGCCGATGCCGCGACGCAGCTGCTGGCGGCAGGCGTGCGTCAGCGGGTGGTGATCCACTGTCCGGAAGGCGCATGGGGTGAAGCGCCGGGTGAGCAAGGCCGCTGGATCCCATCATGGCTACTGGAGCAGAAAGACATTGTCGGCAGCGTCGGCGCGGGCGATGCGTTTTGCGCGGGGTTTTTATACGGCTGCCACGAATCGCTCCCGCTCACGGAGAGCATTTATCTGGCGCACGCCTGCGCGCGCGCAAGCCTGCTGGCCGCCAACGCAATTGACGGCGCGAAAACGCTGGCCGAGCTGCAGGCGTTTATTCGCGAGAGCACTTAA
- a CDS encoding D-lyxose/D-mannose isomerase: MKRSDINEILGHTRQFFSMHDVHLPPFASFPPTKWQQLDQAAWQEVFDLKLGWDVTAFGGNSFAAEGLTLFTLRNGSPNGVPYEKCYAEKIMHVRDGQVTPMHFHWRKREDIINRGGGNLIIELWNAGAHEETENTDVTVTVDGCRQTHAPGSQLRLMPGESICLTPGLYHSFWGERGFGDVLVGEVSSVNDDEHDNHFLQPVARYNNIEEDEPALLVLCNEYNLFRI; encoded by the coding sequence ATGAAACGCTCCGACATCAATGAAATTCTCGGCCACACGCGACAGTTCTTTTCCATGCACGACGTGCATCTCCCGCCGTTTGCCAGCTTCCCGCCCACAAAATGGCAGCAGCTTGACCAGGCCGCCTGGCAGGAAGTGTTCGACCTCAAGCTCGGCTGGGACGTGACGGCGTTCGGCGGCAACAGCTTTGCCGCTGAGGGCCTGACGCTGTTTACCCTGCGCAACGGTTCGCCCAACGGCGTGCCTTATGAAAAGTGCTATGCCGAAAAAATTATGCACGTGCGTGACGGCCAGGTGACGCCAATGCATTTTCACTGGCGCAAGCGGGAAGACATCATCAACCGGGGTGGCGGGAATCTGATTATTGAGTTATGGAATGCCGGGGCGCATGAAGAGACGGAAAACACCGACGTGACGGTCACCGTCGACGGCTGTCGTCAGACCCACGCGCCCGGCAGCCAGCTGCGCCTCATGCCAGGGGAAAGCATCTGTCTGACACCCGGTCTGTACCACAGCTTCTGGGGCGAACGCGGCTTCGGCGACGTGCTGGTTGGGGAGGTGTCATCGGTAAACGACGACGAGCACGACAACCACTTTTTGCAGCCCGTTGCCCGCTATAACAACATCGAAGAAGACGAACCGGCGCTGCTGGTGCTGTGCAACGAGTACAACCTGTTTCGGATATAA
- a CDS encoding ABC transporter permease subunit, with amino-acid sequence MTTPTHPQQVAKSASAKKMLMSDLMQTVGILPILILIVAVFGFIAPNFFTESNLLNITRQASINIVLAAGMTFIILTGGIDLSVGSILGTTAVAAMVVSLIPEFAMLSIPAALMLGMVLGLFNGALVAFAGLPPFIVTLGTYTALRGAAYLLADGTTVINSNISFEWIGNNYLGPIPWLVVIALAVIAVCWFILRRTTLGVHIYAVGGNMQAARLTGIKVWLVLLFVYGMSGLLSGLGGVMSASRLYSANGNLGTGYELDAIAAVILGGTSFVGGIGTITGTLVGALIIATLNNGMTLMGVSYFWQLVIKGAVIIIAVLIDKYRTRHHQSA; translated from the coding sequence ATGACAACTCCAACCCATCCGCAGCAGGTGGCGAAATCCGCCTCCGCCAAAAAAATGCTGATGAGCGATCTGATGCAAACGGTCGGCATCCTGCCGATTCTTATCCTGATTGTGGCGGTATTTGGCTTTATCGCCCCGAACTTCTTCACCGAGAGCAACCTGCTCAACATTACCCGTCAGGCGTCGATCAACATCGTGCTGGCGGCGGGAATGACCTTCATCATCCTAACCGGCGGGATTGACCTCTCCGTGGGCTCGATTCTGGGCACCACGGCGGTAGCGGCGATGGTGGTCTCGCTTATCCCTGAATTTGCCATGCTCTCCATTCCGGCCGCGCTGATGCTCGGCATGGTGCTGGGACTGTTCAACGGCGCGCTGGTGGCCTTTGCCGGGCTGCCGCCCTTTATCGTGACGCTCGGCACCTATACGGCGCTGCGCGGCGCGGCCTATCTGCTGGCGGACGGCACGACGGTCATTAACTCCAACATCAGCTTCGAGTGGATCGGCAATAACTACCTCGGCCCGATCCCGTGGCTGGTTGTCATTGCCCTTGCGGTGATTGCGGTGTGCTGGTTCATCCTGCGCCGCACCACGCTCGGCGTACATATCTACGCGGTGGGCGGCAACATGCAGGCGGCGCGACTGACCGGCATTAAGGTCTGGCTGGTGCTGCTGTTCGTGTACGGCATGAGCGGCCTGCTCTCCGGGCTTGGCGGCGTGATGAGCGCCTCGCGCCTCTACAGCGCCAACGGCAACCTCGGCACAGGCTACGAGCTGGATGCGATTGCGGCGGTGATCCTCGGCGGCACCAGCTTCGTCGGCGGGATCGGCACGATCACCGGCACGCTGGTCGGCGCGCTGATCATCGCCACCCTCAATAACGGCATGACGCTGATGGGCGTCTCCTACTTCTGGCAGCTGGTGATCAAAGGGGCGGTGATCATCATAGCGGTGCTGATCGACAAATACCGTACCCGACACCATCAAAGTGCATAA
- the lpxO gene encoding lipid A hydroxylase LpxO, whose amino-acid sequence MFAAIIIGIFIISVIYAHSRGKEKQTLSRQLFDHSTFMAPINMFMTAFSSLPARQPFFETERFPELNKLTENWLVIREEAVRLQHHIKAAQNNNDAGFNTFFKRGWKRFYLKWYADAHPSAQSLCPVTTRLVSEIPSVKAAMFAELPAGAKLGKHRDPYAGSVRYHLGLFTPNDDRCFIEVDGQRHSWRDGEAVIFDETYVHWAENKSDQTRIILFCDIERPMKWRWAQAVNHWVGTTLMSAASSPNDENDSTGGINRIFKYVHAARERGQRLKKRNRKAYYALKYLCIVAIFAAIIVPAIT is encoded by the coding sequence ATGTTCGCAGCCATCATCATCGGTATTTTCATTATCAGCGTTATTTATGCGCATTCACGCGGCAAAGAAAAACAGACGCTTTCTCGTCAGCTCTTTGACCATTCGACGTTCATGGCGCCCATCAATATGTTTATGACGGCGTTTTCTTCCCTGCCCGCCAGGCAGCCATTCTTTGAAACAGAACGCTTCCCGGAATTAAATAAGCTGACGGAAAACTGGCTGGTTATTCGCGAAGAGGCCGTGCGTTTGCAGCATCATATTAAGGCAGCGCAAAATAATAACGATGCTGGCTTTAACACTTTTTTTAAACGCGGCTGGAAACGTTTTTATCTGAAATGGTATGCCGATGCCCACCCCTCTGCGCAGTCTTTATGCCCGGTGACGACCCGGCTGGTGAGTGAAATCCCCTCGGTGAAGGCGGCCATGTTTGCCGAGCTGCCGGCGGGTGCAAAGCTTGGCAAGCACCGGGATCCGTATGCGGGCTCGGTTCGTTACCATCTGGGCTTATTCACACCGAATGACGACCGCTGCTTTATTGAAGTCGACGGGCAGCGCCACAGCTGGCGGGATGGTGAAGCCGTTATTTTTGATGAGACCTACGTCCACTGGGCAGAGAATAAATCGGATCAAACGCGCATTATTCTTTTCTGTGATATTGAACGTCCGATGAAATGGCGCTGGGCGCAGGCGGTTAACCATTGGGTGGGAACCACACTGATGTCCGCAGCCAGCTCACCGAATGACGAGAATGACAGCACCGGCGGCATTAACCGCATTTTTAAATACGTTCATGCGGCCCGCGAACGAGGACAGCGTCTGAAAAAAAGGAACCGTAAAGCCTATTACGCCCTCAAGTATCTGTGCATCGTCGCAATTTTTGCCGCCATCATTGTTCCGGCGATAACGTAA
- a CDS encoding sugar ABC transporter ATP-binding protein, producing the protein MSRTPVLEMRSIAKTFGSFHALKGVDLTVFPGEIHALMGENGAGKSTLMKILAGAYTATSGEILIDGQPFHIKGPKDALAAGITLIYQEMQLAPNLTVAENIFLGSELSRGGMVQRKEMAAQAQAVIERLGAQFNATDLVMKLTIAEQQQVEIARALHRNSRILVMDEPTAALSSRETHRLFELILRLRDEGMAIIYISHRMAEVYELSDRVSVLRDGQYVGSLTRDKLNASELVRMMVGRPLSDLFNKERDIPLGSPRLNVHHLTDGKKVQPCSLQVRSGEIVGLAGLVGAGRSELAQLIFGVRKATGGMIEVDGEPVVIHSPRAAIENGIGFLTENRKEQGLFLELAAQENITMATLERDATFGMLNRKKAQSISDDAIALLNIRVPHSQVRAGGLSGGNQQKLLISRWVAIGPRILILDEPTRGVDVGAKSEIYRIMNQMARKGVAILMISSELPEVVGMSDRVYVMREGSIAGELHGRDISQENIMTLATGVNDTHHQAVQS; encoded by the coding sequence ATGAGCAGAACCCCGGTATTAGAGATGCGCAGCATTGCCAAAACGTTTGGCAGTTTCCACGCGCTCAAGGGTGTGGATTTGACGGTCTTTCCCGGAGAGATCCACGCGCTGATGGGCGAAAACGGCGCGGGAAAAAGCACGCTGATGAAAATCCTCGCGGGAGCCTATACCGCCACCAGCGGTGAGATCCTGATCGATGGTCAGCCGTTTCACATTAAAGGGCCGAAAGATGCGCTGGCCGCAGGCATTACCCTGATTTATCAGGAGATGCAGCTCGCGCCCAACCTGACCGTTGCCGAAAATATCTTTCTTGGCAGCGAGCTGTCGCGCGGCGGGATGGTGCAGCGCAAAGAGATGGCCGCCCAGGCGCAGGCGGTGATTGAGCGCCTCGGCGCACAGTTCAATGCTACCGACCTGGTGATGAAGCTGACCATTGCCGAGCAGCAGCAGGTGGAAATTGCCCGTGCGCTGCACCGCAACAGCCGCATTCTGGTGATGGATGAACCCACCGCCGCCCTCTCCTCGCGGGAAACCCACCGCCTGTTTGAACTGATTTTGCGCCTGCGCGATGAAGGGATGGCGATCATCTATATCAGCCACCGCATGGCGGAAGTGTATGAACTTTCTGACCGCGTCAGCGTTCTGCGCGACGGGCAGTACGTCGGCAGCCTGACGCGCGACAAGCTAAACGCCTCCGAGCTGGTGCGCATGATGGTGGGCCGCCCGTTAAGCGACCTGTTCAACAAGGAGCGTGATATTCCCCTCGGCAGCCCGCGTCTCAACGTCCACCACCTCACCGACGGTAAAAAAGTACAGCCGTGCAGCCTGCAGGTGCGTTCCGGTGAAATCGTTGGGCTGGCGGGCCTGGTCGGGGCCGGACGATCCGAGCTGGCGCAGCTGATTTTCGGCGTGCGTAAAGCCACCGGCGGCATGATTGAGGTCGACGGCGAGCCGGTGGTGATCCACTCCCCGCGTGCGGCCATCGAAAACGGCATCGGTTTTCTCACCGAAAACCGCAAGGAGCAGGGGCTGTTTCTGGAGCTGGCGGCGCAGGAGAACATCACCATGGCGACGCTGGAGCGCGACGCGACCTTCGGTATGTTAAACCGCAAAAAAGCCCAGTCGATTTCCGATGACGCCATTGCATTGCTCAACATCCGCGTGCCCCATTCGCAGGTGCGCGCGGGCGGGCTGTCAGGCGGCAATCAGCAAAAGCTGCTGATCTCCCGCTGGGTGGCCATCGGCCCGCGCATTCTGATCCTGGACGAACCCACGCGCGGCGTGGACGTCGGGGCGAAAAGTGAGATCTACCGCATCATGAACCAGATGGCGCGCAAAGGCGTAGCGATCCTGATGATCTCCAGCGAGCTGCCGGAAGTGGTGGGCATGAGCGACCGGGTGTACGTGATGCGGGAAGGCAGCATTGCGGGTGAACTCCACGGGCGCGACATCTCTCAGGAAAACATTATGACGCTGGCAACCGGCGTGAACGACACTCATCATCAGGCGGTGCAATCATGA
- a CDS encoding ketose 1,6-bisphosphate aldolase — protein sequence MPLISLADGLEHARAHRYALGAFNVLDSHFLRALFAAAKQERSPFIINIAEVHFKYVSLDSLVEAVKFEAARHDIPVVLNLDHGLHFEAVVRALRLGFSSVMFDGSTLSYEENIRQTREVVKMCHAVGVSVEAELGAVGGDEGGALYGHADEAFFTDPQLTREFVDSTGIDALAVAIGNAHGKYKGEPKLDFPRLDAIRQHTGLPLVLHGGSGISDADFRRAIELGIHKINFYTGMSQAALAAVEQRMANRQPLYDEFAELLLGIEEAITDTVAEQMRIFGSAGQA from the coding sequence ATGCCATTGATCTCTCTTGCCGACGGTCTGGAGCACGCCAGGGCGCATCGCTACGCGCTGGGCGCGTTTAACGTGCTCGACTCCCACTTCCTGCGCGCGCTGTTCGCTGCCGCGAAGCAGGAACGCTCGCCGTTTATCATCAACATCGCCGAAGTGCATTTTAAGTACGTTTCTCTGGATTCGCTTGTCGAAGCGGTGAAGTTCGAGGCCGCCCGTCACGATATTCCCGTGGTGCTCAATCTCGACCACGGCCTGCATTTCGAGGCGGTGGTGCGCGCCCTGCGCTTAGGGTTCAGCTCGGTGATGTTTGACGGCTCTACGCTAAGCTATGAGGAGAACATTCGCCAGACGCGGGAGGTGGTGAAGATGTGCCACGCGGTCGGCGTGTCGGTGGAAGCGGAGCTGGGCGCGGTCGGTGGCGATGAAGGCGGCGCGCTGTACGGGCATGCGGATGAAGCGTTCTTTACCGACCCGCAGCTGACGCGCGAATTTGTCGATTCAACCGGCATTGACGCGCTGGCGGTTGCCATCGGCAACGCGCACGGCAAATACAAGGGCGAGCCGAAACTCGATTTCCCACGCCTGGACGCCATTCGCCAGCATACGGGGCTGCCGCTGGTTTTACACGGCGGCTCCGGGATTAGCGATGCCGACTTCCGCCGCGCCATCGAGCTGGGCATACATAAAATCAACTTCTACACCGGCATGTCGCAGGCCGCACTCGCCGCCGTTGAGCAGCGCATGGCGAACCGCCAGCCGCTGTACGATGAGTTTGCCGAGCTGCTGCTGGGGATAGAAGAGGCGATTACCGATACGGTCGCCGAACAGATGCGCATCTTCGGCAGCGCGGGGCAGGCATAA